From a region of the Mytilus galloprovincialis chromosome 3, xbMytGall1.hap1.1, whole genome shotgun sequence genome:
- the LOC143067163 gene encoding uncharacterized protein LOC143067163 isoform X1, giving the protein MSVFNINTAKKEDVSVRLKQHNVKRAKDETKKLETESRKMEEKLKELRMAMNREKEERENQGGGFWSRGQTGKLNSYATDVLNKPTKSSKDPSKRKVKVLKDSPLDIPERSSQPGTFGHLAKQSINTPREKIKGPKCGQCEEKRAMVSCVQCSEAYCAQCFAAFHLKGALKKHRSVPLSASGPRQCMSPRPTPPPSNREYQNGYQSAEGAVNLHTMNIHQRDRNSPEGASGSFDGPSLLDGTYDESENAVAFQQALQAWRTGEASSETTSKPKTITPRRHSPRKTPRDNVEHMDHSTGTNDKSPELDIKFTNSLSYAERLLLKKHRRTDLDGLPTPRLDSNATTPRTYKTDSTTPRFQTFPEREDSFDSDTSYERVEFRALYEAATSKQPLRLARHDEDNISIIEIQNDEVVHNRPESMRSDNIEETTACNVQEADDSDMWAIKSQRTTDFSLRSQNADDSKPPHFPKSARSKSGKTLKYNEHNDQNVEMEVPSRQKSSINNLQNLETVKSSASAPIIDRVPSASGKGTNSFETGNRVSSAKQRPPSSRPVSRAKTSQSRPGSRAKSRASSRLNGESHLTMEPSNALKQIASLPLDDNVPSYTSGLGDFLMAGVKPAEQERTMTPSKHKKSGQEKFKLSYTFYSMSPRSWKPDKSLSDAVPSETIQPIETPRLAEPEDPLALLEAKNSTEVHGLGSAKGRNILSEYSAQYEEENETKKVVDGNISPASTTRSLSRVDTWLRDTTLPEMPLESSQLTQQNKSEDITPRPSSKQNKSPRPGSKTPRTQRPESKSSKTPRPESQRTSVPTSQTSKTPRQTSKTPRPLSRLRSSHAEDGRLSRAIVVDGDNLSKFDEVGAREKSNIEDVETLDKLEWELASQSGRVTADGQISRLSVLEDDQNSVGSLDSHRSFSRMSQQDQGYDINIRLREDELSDDINTDNEHDVDEMDVKALH; this is encoded by the exons ATGTCCGTATTTAATATCAACACTGCAAAGAAAGAAGATGTGTCTGTTAGACTTAAACAACA CAATGTGAAGAGAGCAAAAGATGAAACAAAGAAACTTGAAACAGAAAGTAGGAAGATGGAAGAAAAGTTAAAGGAACTGAGGATGGCTATGAATAGAGAGAAGGAAGAAAGAGa GAATCAAGGTGGTGGATTTTGGAGTAGAGGACAAACAGGAAAATTAAATAGTTATGCCACAGATGTACTTAACAAACCAACAAAATCGTCAAAG gatccttcaaaaagaaaagtaaaagttCTTAAAGATTCTCCATTAG ATATCCCTGAAAGATCTAGTCAGCCAGGAACATTTGGTCACTTAGCTAAACAAAGTATTAATACTCCTAGAGAAAAGATCAAAGGACCTAAATGTGGACAATGTGAAGAGAAAAGGGCCATGGTG TCCTGTGTACAGTGTTCAGAAGCTTATTGTGCCCAGTGTTTTGCAGCTTTTCATTTAAAAGGAGCTTTAAAGAAACACAGATCCGTACCTCTGTCG GCTTCAGGACCAAGACAGTGTATGTCACCTAGACCAACACCACCACCATCTAATAG GGAATACCAAAATGGGTACCAGTCTGCAGAAGGTGCTGTTAATCTACATACAATGAATATTCATCAGCGTGACAGAAATAGTCCTGAGGGTGCTAGTGGATCATTTGATGGACCATCATTGTTAGATGGAACTTATGATGAGAGTGAGAATGCAGTAGCCTTTCAACAAGCTTTACAGGCCTGGAGGACTGGTGAAGCATCATCAGAAACCACTAGTAAACCAAAAACTATAACACCAAGACGTCATTCTCCTAGAAAAACTCCAA gGGACAATGTTGAACATATGGATCACAGTACAGGTACTAATGACAAGTCACCAGAACTTGATATCAAATTTACTAATAGTCTAAGTTATGCTGAACGTCTTCTACTGAAGAAACATAGGAGAACAGATCTTGATGGGTTACCCACTCCTAGATTAGACAGTAATGCAACTACACCTAGGACATACAAAACAGATAGTACTACACCAAGGTTCCAGACATTCCCTGAGAGAGAGGATAGCTTTGACAGTGATA CTTCTTATGAAAGAGTGGAGTTCCGAGCTCTGTATGAAGCAGCCACCTCTAAACAGCCATTAAGACTTGCCAGACATGATGAGGATAATATCTCTATTATAGAAATTCAAAATGATGAG GTTGTACACAACAGACCAGAATCAATG AGATCAGATAATATAGAAGAAACAACAGCATGCAATGTTCAAGAAGCAGATGATTCAGATATGTGGGCAATTAAGAGTCAAAG GACAACAGATTTTTCGTTAAGATCACAGAATGCTGATGATTCTAAACCCCCACATTTTCCAAAGTCTGCAAGAAGTAAGTCTGGAAAAACCCTTAAATACAATGAACACAATGATCAGAATGTAGAAATGGAAGTTCCTTCAAGGCAGAAATCttcaataaataatttacaaaacttagaaaCTGTTAAATCAAGTGCTTCAGCACCAATCATTGACAGGGTACCATCAGCATCAGGAAAGGGAACTAACTCATTCGAAACAGGAAATCGAGTGTCGTCTGCAAAACAAAGACCTCCATCATCAAGACCTGTATCTAGAGCTAAAACAAGCCAGTCTAGACCTGGATCCAGAGCAAAAAGTAGAGCAAGTTCAAGGTTAAATGG TGAAAGTCATTTAACCATGGAACCTAGTAATGCTTTGAAGCAGATTGCCTCCTTGCCGTTAGATGATAATGTGCCATCCTACACCTCAGGGCTAGGGGACTTCTTAATGGCTGGTGTCAAACCTGCAGAGCAAGAAAGGACCATGACACCATCAAAACATAAAAAGTCAGGCCAGgaaaaatttaaattaagttATACAT TTTACAGTATGTCTCCAAGATCATGGAAACCAGACAAAAGTCTGTCTGATGCTGTTCCCAGTGAAACTATACAACCAATAGAAACACCCAGACTGGCTGAGCCAGAGGACCCATTAGCCCTTCTAGAGGCCAAAAATTCAACTGAGGTTCATGGACTAGGGTCTGCTAAAGGAAGGAATATACTGTCTGAGTACAGTGCACAATATGAGGAAGAAAATGAAACCAAGAAAGTTGTGGATGGAAACATTAGTCCTGCATCAACAACTAG GTCCTTGAGTCGTGTAGATACTTGGTTACGAGACACTACTCTGCCAGAAATGCCATTAGAATCTAGTCAATTAACACAACAGAATAAGTCAGAGGATATTACACCTCGTCCTTCATCAAAACAGAACAAGTCACCACGACCTGGATCAAAAACTCCCAGAACTCAACGTCCTGAATCCAAATCTTCAAAAACTCCACGTCCTGAGTCTCAGAGAACATCTGTTCCAACATCACAGACATCTAAAACACCACGTCAGACATCTAAAACACCACGTCCTCTGAGTAGACTAAGGTCATCACATGCAGAGGATGGAAGACTTTCAAGAGCTATAG TTGTGGATGGTGATAATTTAAGTAAATTTGATGAAGTTGGTGCTAGGGAAAAGTCAAACATAGAAGATGTAGAAACATTAGATAAACTGGAATGGGAGTTAGCATCGCAGTCTGGTAGAGTCACGG cTGATGGGCAGATTTCACGACTGAGTGTTTTGGAAGATGACCAAAATAGTGTAGGAAGTTTGGATAGCCATAGGTCATTTAGTAGGATGTCTCAACAGGATCAGGGATATGATATAAACATAAGGCTGAG GGAAGATGAATTATCAGATGATATCAACACAGACAATGAACATGATGTAGATGAAATGGATGTTAAAGCCCtacattga
- the LOC143067163 gene encoding uncharacterized protein LOC143067163 isoform X2, whose amino-acid sequence MSVFNINTAKKEDVSVRLKQHNVKRAKDETKKLETESRKMEEKLKELRMAMNREKEERENQGGGFWSRGQTGKLNSYATDVLNKPTKSSKDPSKRKVKVLKDSPLDIPERSSQPGTFGHLAKQSINTPREKIKGPKCGQCEEKRAMVSCVQCSEAYCAQCFAAFHLKGALKKHRSVPLSASGPRQCMSPRPTPPPSNREYQNGYQSAEGAVNLHTMNIHQRDRNSPEGASGSFDGPSLLDGTYDESENAVAFQQALQAWRTGEASSETTSKPKTITPRRHSPRKTPRDNVEHMDHSTGTNDKSPELDIKFTNSLSYAERLLLKKHRRTDLDGLPTPRLDSNATTPRTYKTDSTTPRFQTFPEREDSFDSDTSYERVEFRALYEAATSKQPLRLARHDEDNISIIEIQNDERSDNIEETTACNVQEADDSDMWAIKSQRTTDFSLRSQNADDSKPPHFPKSARSKSGKTLKYNEHNDQNVEMEVPSRQKSSINNLQNLETVKSSASAPIIDRVPSASGKGTNSFETGNRVSSAKQRPPSSRPVSRAKTSQSRPGSRAKSRASSRLNGESHLTMEPSNALKQIASLPLDDNVPSYTSGLGDFLMAGVKPAEQERTMTPSKHKKSGQEKFKLSYTFYSMSPRSWKPDKSLSDAVPSETIQPIETPRLAEPEDPLALLEAKNSTEVHGLGSAKGRNILSEYSAQYEEENETKKVVDGNISPASTTRSLSRVDTWLRDTTLPEMPLESSQLTQQNKSEDITPRPSSKQNKSPRPGSKTPRTQRPESKSSKTPRPESQRTSVPTSQTSKTPRQTSKTPRPLSRLRSSHAEDGRLSRAIVVDGDNLSKFDEVGAREKSNIEDVETLDKLEWELASQSGRVTADGQISRLSVLEDDQNSVGSLDSHRSFSRMSQQDQGYDINIRLREDELSDDINTDNEHDVDEMDVKALH is encoded by the exons ATGTCCGTATTTAATATCAACACTGCAAAGAAAGAAGATGTGTCTGTTAGACTTAAACAACA CAATGTGAAGAGAGCAAAAGATGAAACAAAGAAACTTGAAACAGAAAGTAGGAAGATGGAAGAAAAGTTAAAGGAACTGAGGATGGCTATGAATAGAGAGAAGGAAGAAAGAGa GAATCAAGGTGGTGGATTTTGGAGTAGAGGACAAACAGGAAAATTAAATAGTTATGCCACAGATGTACTTAACAAACCAACAAAATCGTCAAAG gatccttcaaaaagaaaagtaaaagttCTTAAAGATTCTCCATTAG ATATCCCTGAAAGATCTAGTCAGCCAGGAACATTTGGTCACTTAGCTAAACAAAGTATTAATACTCCTAGAGAAAAGATCAAAGGACCTAAATGTGGACAATGTGAAGAGAAAAGGGCCATGGTG TCCTGTGTACAGTGTTCAGAAGCTTATTGTGCCCAGTGTTTTGCAGCTTTTCATTTAAAAGGAGCTTTAAAGAAACACAGATCCGTACCTCTGTCG GCTTCAGGACCAAGACAGTGTATGTCACCTAGACCAACACCACCACCATCTAATAG GGAATACCAAAATGGGTACCAGTCTGCAGAAGGTGCTGTTAATCTACATACAATGAATATTCATCAGCGTGACAGAAATAGTCCTGAGGGTGCTAGTGGATCATTTGATGGACCATCATTGTTAGATGGAACTTATGATGAGAGTGAGAATGCAGTAGCCTTTCAACAAGCTTTACAGGCCTGGAGGACTGGTGAAGCATCATCAGAAACCACTAGTAAACCAAAAACTATAACACCAAGACGTCATTCTCCTAGAAAAACTCCAA gGGACAATGTTGAACATATGGATCACAGTACAGGTACTAATGACAAGTCACCAGAACTTGATATCAAATTTACTAATAGTCTAAGTTATGCTGAACGTCTTCTACTGAAGAAACATAGGAGAACAGATCTTGATGGGTTACCCACTCCTAGATTAGACAGTAATGCAACTACACCTAGGACATACAAAACAGATAGTACTACACCAAGGTTCCAGACATTCCCTGAGAGAGAGGATAGCTTTGACAGTGATA CTTCTTATGAAAGAGTGGAGTTCCGAGCTCTGTATGAAGCAGCCACCTCTAAACAGCCATTAAGACTTGCCAGACATGATGAGGATAATATCTCTATTATAGAAATTCAAAATGATGAG AGATCAGATAATATAGAAGAAACAACAGCATGCAATGTTCAAGAAGCAGATGATTCAGATATGTGGGCAATTAAGAGTCAAAG GACAACAGATTTTTCGTTAAGATCACAGAATGCTGATGATTCTAAACCCCCACATTTTCCAAAGTCTGCAAGAAGTAAGTCTGGAAAAACCCTTAAATACAATGAACACAATGATCAGAATGTAGAAATGGAAGTTCCTTCAAGGCAGAAATCttcaataaataatttacaaaacttagaaaCTGTTAAATCAAGTGCTTCAGCACCAATCATTGACAGGGTACCATCAGCATCAGGAAAGGGAACTAACTCATTCGAAACAGGAAATCGAGTGTCGTCTGCAAAACAAAGACCTCCATCATCAAGACCTGTATCTAGAGCTAAAACAAGCCAGTCTAGACCTGGATCCAGAGCAAAAAGTAGAGCAAGTTCAAGGTTAAATGG TGAAAGTCATTTAACCATGGAACCTAGTAATGCTTTGAAGCAGATTGCCTCCTTGCCGTTAGATGATAATGTGCCATCCTACACCTCAGGGCTAGGGGACTTCTTAATGGCTGGTGTCAAACCTGCAGAGCAAGAAAGGACCATGACACCATCAAAACATAAAAAGTCAGGCCAGgaaaaatttaaattaagttATACAT TTTACAGTATGTCTCCAAGATCATGGAAACCAGACAAAAGTCTGTCTGATGCTGTTCCCAGTGAAACTATACAACCAATAGAAACACCCAGACTGGCTGAGCCAGAGGACCCATTAGCCCTTCTAGAGGCCAAAAATTCAACTGAGGTTCATGGACTAGGGTCTGCTAAAGGAAGGAATATACTGTCTGAGTACAGTGCACAATATGAGGAAGAAAATGAAACCAAGAAAGTTGTGGATGGAAACATTAGTCCTGCATCAACAACTAG GTCCTTGAGTCGTGTAGATACTTGGTTACGAGACACTACTCTGCCAGAAATGCCATTAGAATCTAGTCAATTAACACAACAGAATAAGTCAGAGGATATTACACCTCGTCCTTCATCAAAACAGAACAAGTCACCACGACCTGGATCAAAAACTCCCAGAACTCAACGTCCTGAATCCAAATCTTCAAAAACTCCACGTCCTGAGTCTCAGAGAACATCTGTTCCAACATCACAGACATCTAAAACACCACGTCAGACATCTAAAACACCACGTCCTCTGAGTAGACTAAGGTCATCACATGCAGAGGATGGAAGACTTTCAAGAGCTATAG TTGTGGATGGTGATAATTTAAGTAAATTTGATGAAGTTGGTGCTAGGGAAAAGTCAAACATAGAAGATGTAGAAACATTAGATAAACTGGAATGGGAGTTAGCATCGCAGTCTGGTAGAGTCACGG cTGATGGGCAGATTTCACGACTGAGTGTTTTGGAAGATGACCAAAATAGTGTAGGAAGTTTGGATAGCCATAGGTCATTTAGTAGGATGTCTCAACAGGATCAGGGATATGATATAAACATAAGGCTGAG GGAAGATGAATTATCAGATGATATCAACACAGACAATGAACATGATGTAGATGAAATGGATGTTAAAGCCCtacattga